A genomic window from Sphingobacterium sp. BN32 includes:
- a CDS encoding TonB-dependent receptor — protein MKKSLLFFALVLASYGTIQAQVTTSSMTGVVTQTNGSTTSGATIKATHLPSGTAYSGSANDAGRFNLSNMRVGGPYRIEVTYVGQDPVVYEDVYLQLGQPFVLNPVFGDSANILDEVVVTRSGSRVNKTGASTNVGLKQIQELPQVSRSITEFTRLTPQANGNSFAGRDARYNNLQIDGANFNNGFGLSSNALPGGNAQPISLDAIQEISVNIAPFDITQSGFTGAGINAVTKSGTNDFHGSIYGFYNNENLTGFKINKETIKYEPGTKQNYGFTLGGPIIKNKLFFFVSGEKEKSTGINASGANLWVPSEDGTMNIEKNITRVKRSDLDAVKNHLINQFGYDPGAYEGYANTAEQFGYKFLARVDWNINDKHKAAFRFNYLNGESMQVANASSGPQPRSSWGRVSENSITFQNGNYAFNNIVSSFTAELNSNFTSQLSNKFLFTYSKIQDTRKTPSDKLFPFVDIWDGSATGGNYISFGTELFSYLNDVINDNFSFTNNLTYNTGKHSFTGGIAFDVQKFGNSYTRMGTGYYRYASVEDFLKTGTSAEVAPIMYGLTYPYENQDTYSRINFGLASAYVQDRISVTDRFNVTAGIRLEMPIYMNKLTANPSIDALELLDVDGNPTHYNSGKWPNQKLMVSPRLGFNYDVFGDRSLTLRGGTGIFTGRVPFVWLTNMPTGAGVLQNTIEPGSYDQIKGWIGNVRFHPEDIYYHLNNVPAGAENVFIKTPKDGAPSSFALVDKNFKMPSVWRSSIAADYKIPNSPVTLTTDILYTKDINGVFQLGANRKASTVKMDYAGVDRDFYPNAASYQYNTAIGANNATVLTNTKSKGYAFSATVGASVAPWNGLSGSLFYTYSEAEEVSANAGSSASSAWGGSPVINSPNQDFLSISDFAVPHRVVANLSYTIQNTTLGIYYNGSHQGRYSLYHSYDLNGDGISNDLTFIPKESSDLNFANILNKDGSVRYSVEDQRKAFDEYITLNDLEEYRGKIAPRNAFLLPWLNRFDVRWTQNILKDVVTKEDKLQFTLDIINVGNLLNSEWGVQDWMYTNGRAILGRVSRNAVANPQFQMLLDDKGEMVKRPYLPATRTSTTWSAMVGLRYSF, from the coding sequence ATGAAGAAATCTTTACTTTTCTTTGCTTTGGTTCTTGCGAGCTACGGAACTATCCAAGCGCAGGTAACCACTAGTAGCATGACGGGTGTGGTCACTCAAACCAATGGATCCACAACTTCAGGAGCTACAATCAAAGCAACCCACTTACCTTCAGGAACTGCTTACTCAGGTTCTGCAAATGATGCGGGTCGCTTTAACTTATCCAACATGCGTGTTGGTGGTCCATACCGTATCGAAGTAACATACGTTGGACAAGATCCAGTTGTGTACGAAGATGTGTACTTACAATTAGGTCAACCATTCGTTCTTAACCCCGTGTTCGGTGATTCAGCGAATATTCTTGATGAGGTTGTCGTTACGAGAAGTGGAAGCCGTGTTAATAAAACTGGCGCATCGACGAACGTTGGATTAAAGCAAATTCAAGAACTACCGCAAGTTAGTAGAAGTATTACTGAGTTTACACGTTTGACTCCTCAAGCAAACGGAAACTCATTCGCAGGTAGAGATGCGAGATACAACAACTTACAAATTGACGGTGCAAACTTCAATAACGGTTTTGGTTTAAGTTCAAACGCGCTTCCAGGTGGAAATGCTCAGCCTATTTCACTTGATGCTATTCAAGAAATTTCCGTAAATATTGCTCCATTTGATATCACGCAATCTGGTTTTACAGGTGCTGGTATTAACGCGGTTACGAAATCAGGTACTAATGATTTCCACGGATCGATTTATGGTTTCTACAACAACGAAAACTTAACAGGTTTTAAAATTAATAAAGAGACCATCAAGTACGAGCCTGGTACAAAACAAAACTATGGCTTTACATTAGGCGGTCCAATCATTAAAAACAAGTTGTTCTTTTTTGTAAGTGGTGAGAAGGAAAAATCAACAGGTATCAACGCTTCAGGAGCTAACCTTTGGGTTCCTTCCGAAGATGGAACAATGAACATCGAGAAGAATATTACTCGTGTTAAACGTTCTGACCTTGATGCAGTTAAGAATCACTTGATCAACCAATTCGGTTATGATCCGGGTGCTTATGAAGGCTATGCAAACACAGCAGAGCAATTTGGTTATAAATTCTTAGCAAGAGTTGACTGGAACATCAATGATAAGCATAAGGCTGCATTCCGTTTTAATTACTTAAATGGTGAGTCTATGCAAGTTGCGAATGCTTCTTCAGGTCCTCAACCACGCTCTTCATGGGGTCGTGTGAGTGAGAACTCGATTACCTTCCAAAATGGTAACTACGCTTTCAATAACATCGTTAGCTCATTTACTGCTGAGTTAAACTCTAACTTCACTTCGCAATTGTCTAATAAATTCTTGTTTACTTACTCGAAGATTCAAGATACAAGAAAAACGCCAAGCGATAAATTATTCCCGTTTGTTGATATTTGGGATGGTAGTGCAACAGGTGGTAACTACATCAGTTTCGGTACGGAGTTGTTCTCATATTTAAATGACGTTATCAACGATAACTTCTCATTTACAAACAACTTGACTTACAACACAGGTAAGCACTCATTCACTGGAGGTATCGCATTCGACGTTCAGAAATTTGGTAACTCTTATACTCGTATGGGTACAGGGTACTACCGTTATGCATCGGTTGAAGACTTCTTGAAAACTGGTACTTCAGCAGAGGTAGCTCCAATCATGTACGGTTTGACCTATCCTTACGAGAACCAAGATACTTATTCTAGAATTAACTTCGGACTAGCATCAGCTTACGTACAAGACCGTATTTCGGTTACAGATCGTTTTAACGTTACTGCTGGTATCCGTTTAGAAATGCCAATCTACATGAACAAATTAACAGCTAACCCGTCAATCGACGCGTTGGAATTGTTAGATGTTGATGGAAATCCAACGCACTATAATTCTGGGAAATGGCCGAACCAAAAGCTAATGGTTTCTCCACGTTTAGGATTTAACTATGACGTATTCGGAGATCGTTCATTAACGCTTCGTGGTGGTACAGGTATTTTCACAGGACGTGTTCCTTTTGTATGGTTAACTAACATGCCAACAGGTGCCGGCGTATTACAAAATACAATCGAGCCAGGATCATACGATCAAATCAAAGGATGGATTGGCAATGTTAGATTCCACCCAGAAGATATCTACTATCATTTGAACAATGTTCCTGCAGGTGCAGAGAATGTGTTTATCAAGACTCCAAAAGATGGTGCTCCATCATCATTTGCTCTTGTTGACAAAAACTTCAAAATGCCGTCTGTATGGAGATCAAGCATCGCTGCTGATTACAAAATTCCTAACTCGCCAGTTACTTTAACTACAGACATCTTATATACAAAAGATATCAATGGCGTATTCCAATTAGGAGCGAACAGAAAAGCTTCGACTGTGAAAATGGACTATGCAGGTGTTGATAGAGATTTCTATCCAAACGCAGCATCTTACCAATACAACACAGCGATCGGTGCTAACAACGCGACCGTATTAACAAATACGAAGTCTAAAGGTTATGCTTTCTCAGCTACGGTTGGTGCTTCAGTTGCTCCATGGAACGGTCTTTCTGGATCATTGTTCTACACGTATTCAGAAGCAGAAGAAGTTTCTGCGAATGCTGGCTCAAGTGCAAGTTCAGCATGGGGAGGTTCTCCAGTTATCAACTCGCCTAACCAAGATTTCTTAAGTATTTCTGATTTCGCAGTTCCGCACCGCGTTGTTGCAAACTTAAGCTACACGATTCAGAACACAACATTAGGTATTTATTACAACGGTTCTCACCAAGGAAGATATTCATTATACCACAGCTATGACTTAAACGGTGATGGTATTTCGAATGATTTAACGTTCATCCCTAAAGAATCTAGTGATTTGAACTTTGCTAACATCCTTAACAAAGACGGATCGGTTAGATATTCTGTTGAAGATCAAAGAAAGGCTTTCGACGAGTATATCACTTTGAATGATCTAGAAGAATACAGAGGTAAAATTGCACCAAGAAATGCTTTCTTATTACCTTGGTTGAACAGATTTGACGTTCGTTGGACTCAAAACATCTTGAAAGATGTAGTAACTAAAGAAGATAAACTTCAATTTACTCTTGATATCATCAACGTTGGAAACTTACTTAATTCGGAGTGGGGAGTTCAAGACTGGATGTACACTAACGGTAGAGCAATCTTAGGCCGTGTGAGCAGAAATGCAGTTGCAAATCCTCAATTCCAAATGTTATTGGATGATAAAGGTGAAATGGTTAAACGTCCATACTTGCCAGCAACTAGAACTTCAACTACTTGGAGTGCAATGGTTGGTTTGAGATATTCATTCTAA